A segment of the Methylomonas paludis genome:
ATGGCTTATTTGTATTTTGCAGTTGTTTCAATTATTCTTTATTTATTTTCGTATTTGTTTTCACTCATAACAGAAAAACACACCTACAAATTAATAAAACTATTGAGATTAATCATCCTAAAGCCATCAAATAAGAATTAACAGGCTGTCGATTTTATTTGCCCGGCAAGTTGTATGAAATCATAGCGCTAAAGAGTTTATAATCGCCCAAGCATTTGTTATATATTCCAACGGAATGATTTTATGCGCAGCGCAGACATCACCCAAGACAAACTCTTTAGCTATCGGACATTGGAACAACGGATTCCCAAAGACAGTTGGTGGAGTACCTCGAATTCAATCTGTTGTATCGCTGGTTTGTGGCTGGCGCTGGATGATAAGGTCTGGCATCACTTCTCCTTCAGCTATTGTCCAATCAATTCATCCAAACGACACTAAACCACCTAACTGCCGGTAAACAGCAAATTAACACCCCTGCTGAACAACAGCACATCCTCAGGAAAATATTGGCGTCCCAGCATCACACAAGCCGCCCGACTCGGCAAACGATAACAACGCACATCATCCTCCTTAACCGCAATCAAACTGCCAATATTATCCAGCAAGCCCAACAGTCTACGCCGCTTCATGACTACCGTAAAAACCGAATATTGCACAGGTAAGCCCTGTTTTTTTAACAGCCTATGCACCTTTCCCAAGCGCCGGGGATTAGCAATATCATAAGCAATCAAATACAGGCCATACTCACTGTCAGCCATTAGCTAATCGCCAGTAAAAATTGCTGTAATTTGCTTAATGTGCTTCTAAACAGTGTATAAAGCCGTTCGGAACGCAGCTCAAACATTTCAGCCAATTCCGGCATAGTCAGTACGCCATCGCCACCGCGCATTAATAACAGTACATAAAAATCCCACGCCAGCAGCCGGCTAAAATCAGCCGCCAAATTTAAGCTTTCACCCAGTAATGACTCATGATGGGTAAATCCCGCATCGGCCAACCAAATTAATAACTCACTATGCAAAAAGCTTTCCAGTAAATTCGCAGCCTGCTTATCATCTGCTGATAAATTTAACAGCAGCAAGCCCCGTAACTCCATTACTGTAACCTCCCGCCAATCCGCCATGCCTATCCGTCTTGCAAAGCTGCGCACCGCCAGCTTTTCCATAGACAAATACCAGTTGCCATAAAGTTCGATACCATCTGCCCGTGTCAGTAAATCCAGTAAACGCTGTGCCAAAAATTGTCGTTCACCTCCAGGCCCTAGCCAGCGTGCCCGCACCTCACCATTAGCTTCCAAAAACAGCAAATTAATGCCGGCATCCGCACATGCCAGTAAAGCCGACATAGACCATTCCACCATCCCTTTGCACACCACTCGCGAAATTCGCGGCAGTGGAAACAACTGATCTGCCTTACCCGCCACCACTATCCTTAACGCCGGATCATCCAGCACCACCCGGCATCCACCGGAGCAACCCTCAAGATACAAGGGCCGCATCAGCCGCCTCATAAACCAGAACATAACGTTTAGCCAGTGCATAAGCATAGCGCCGTAACAATCGCCGCGCAGGGGCTGCCTGCGATTCATAATAGGCATAAAAAATCTGCCTTCCGGCTTTATTTAACAAACACCGGCCATTATCATCACTAAAATGTTCTACCCTTAACTGTCGTTCCCGGAATAAGTGCCAGACCCAGCCATCCACGACAGGCCTCAACGGCTCCATCAAATCACAAGCCAAAGACTCCCGGCCAAAACTCAGATCATGAAAAAATCCTAGCATGGAGTCCAAACCTACAATATGGCACGCTCTGACTGCATCGTAATGCAGCAAGGTATAGCCCAGTGACAAACACACATTAACCGGATCAGGCGGCGGTCGCTTTTTTCGGCCATTAAAATTTAACGAACCGGCGAATAAATGTTGATAACCACCAAAAAAAGCCGCAGCCGCAGCTCCCTCATATCCGCGTAAACTAGCTAGTGACACCACAAAACCATCTTCCCGCAACTGACCTATAATGTGGCTTAAAGTATCCAGTGCAGACTTCAGCGGCAAGCGCAAATCCGCACGTCTCGCCAATGCTTCTCGCAATAAACGCTGCTGGCCGCGTATTTTAACCAATACCAGCCAACGCGCCAGCGGCACTCGCAATTCATCAGCCATACTCAACTTATATTGACCTAAACGCCTTATGGTATCCCCATGCGACCGGCTAGACAGTATGGCAGTTGCTTCAGTATTACGTCCAGAAAGCACCAATAAACCAATATTACGTTCCGACAAAGCGCCCAATATTCGACTTTCCATCTGCACATTACCCCGCATCACCACTCTATCCAGTAAATGCAAAGGCACGGTACCTTTTTTGTCACCATCCTCATACAAAGCCAATGCCTGGCCATCCAGCTTCAAAGCCAAGTTTTTTCTATCCAGATATAAACAGCCCATAAACTATCCCACATAAAAAAACGAACCATCCTGAGGTAACACCGCCTTTCCCAAAGTACGGACATACTTGGCACCTTGCAATTCCAGCAAAATAAAACGATCTTCTTCAGGGTTAATAACTTCGGCAATAGCATCCAGTAAATCAGCTTTTTCCGCTGCACTTAAAAAGCATTCAAATACAGACTTCTGACCGCCTGACGCATAGCTTCGCAATACATAAAGCGCTTTACGCAAACGCCGATTGCAGGAAATATCGTAAGCTGCTAAATATAATTGCCGATTAGTCATGGGATACAACATACTCGCAATGTCAACGCAAGTCAGTAGTTCGCAAGCTTGTCAACCTTAGCGGTACTGTGCAGGAATAGTTTGGCAAGAGCGGTTGATTTGATCGCTTCTTAATAAAGTCATTTGTTTAAATATTAAGGTTTTGAGAAAACTTACCGTAAAAGCAGTCTTAATCCCTTCTTAATAAGGTCATTTGTTTAAATCTACAGAGGTAGTTGATATTCACTCTAAAAATGAGTCTTAATCCCTTCTTAATAAGGTCATTTGTTTAAATAAAACTTCAACTTATATTAGGGGATTAAAATGAAGTCTTAATCCCTTCTTAATAAGGTCATTTGTTTAAATAACTGCGGTTTTAGTTGACTGTATGCGTCCATCTGTCTTAATCCCTTCTTAATAAGGTCATTTGTTTAAATCTGCTCAAGCTGTTGTTGATGCTGAGAATTTATCCGTCTTAATCCCTTCTTAATAAGGTCATTTGTTTAAATTTAAACATACACCGAGCACATGCTATTTTGTGTCTTAATCCCTTCTTAATAAGGTCATTTGTTTAAATGCTTGGAAGACGCGAAACTGGAAGAAGCTGCTTTGTCTTAATCCCTTCTTAATAAGGTCATTTGTTTAAATGGCGGCTGAAGCAATAGAATACGAAGCAAAATTCGTCTTAATCCCTTCTTAATAAGGTCATTTGTTTAAATCGATTTTGTTGCTGATTTTGATATTAATATCAGTCTTAATCCCTTCTTAATAAGGTCATTTGTTTAAATTTGGACGCTGAAGCGCTTGAAATGATGGATATAAAGTCTTAATCCCTTCTTAATAAGGTCATTTGTTTAAATCT
Coding sequences within it:
- a CDS encoding CRISPR-associated endonuclease Cas1, producing MRPLYLEGCSGGCRVVLDDPALRIVVAGKADQLFPLPRISRVVCKGMVEWSMSALLACADAGINLLFLEANGEVRARWLGPGGERQFLAQRLLDLLTRADGIELYGNWYLSMEKLAVRSFARRIGMADWREVTVMELRGLLLLNLSADDKQAANLLESFLHSELLIWLADAGFTHHESLLGESLNLAADFSRLLAWDFYVLLLMRGGDGVLTMPELAEMFELRSERLYTLFRSTLSKLQQFLLAIS
- the cas1 gene encoding CRISPR-associated endonuclease Cas1 gives rise to the protein MGCLYLDRKNLALKLDGQALALYEDGDKKGTVPLHLLDRVVMRGNVQMESRILGALSERNIGLLVLSGRNTEATAILSSRSHGDTIRRLGQYKLSMADELRVPLARWLVLVKIRGQQRLLREALARRADLRLPLKSALDTLSHIIGQLREDGFVVSLASLRGYEGAAAAAFFGGYQHLFAGSLNFNGRKKRPPPDPVNVCLSLGYTLLHYDAVRACHIVGLDSMLGFFHDLSFGRESLACDLMEPLRPVVDGWVWHLFRERQLRVEHFSDDNGRCLLNKAGRQIFYAYYESQAAPARRLLRRYAYALAKRYVLVYEAADAALVS
- the cas2 gene encoding CRISPR-associated endonuclease Cas2; the protein is MTNRQLYLAAYDISCNRRLRKALYVLRSYASGGQKSVFECFLSAAEKADLLDAIAEVINPEEDRFILLELQGAKYVRTLGKAVLPQDGSFFYVG
- the cas2 gene encoding CRISPR-associated endonuclease Cas2; this encodes MADSEYGLYLIAYDIANPRRLGKVHRLLKKQGLPVQYSVFTVVMKRRRLLGLLDNIGSLIAVKEDDVRCYRLPSRAACVMLGRQYFPEDVLLFSRGVNLLFTGS